A portion of the Burkholderia sp. GAS332 genome contains these proteins:
- a CDS encoding transcriptional regulator, TetR family, whose product MGCLPTVLFAPMSKPQPKAIQTYNTIFTYTVYVYYNQNVKNQGIKTHPMPTAGPTPKSRREEYADATRQALITAAGELFTSEGYQQVGIETIARNARVTRGAFYHHFADKAELFDALVESLQADAASKVSSAAAAAPATKRMSAGIREFLEVCTEPAYRQLVIETAPAVLGPARCREIEEAHVYGLLIGALTNQTTGKEKAKAYLAARMIGSMVCEAAQLLDGADDPVALKAEALKLVESMVGALTQDKSRVTSTRK is encoded by the coding sequence ATGGGTTGCTTACCTACGGTGTTGTTTGCCCCTATGTCCAAGCCGCAGCCAAAGGCAATCCAAACATACAACACGATTTTCACATACACCGTGTATGTATACTACAATCAGAATGTGAAAAATCAAGGGATAAAAACGCACCCTATGCCGACCGCAGGTCCAACCCCCAAATCCCGTCGCGAGGAATACGCCGACGCCACCCGTCAGGCGCTCATCACCGCTGCGGGCGAGTTATTCACCTCGGAGGGCTACCAGCAAGTCGGGATAGAAACCATCGCACGCAACGCACGCGTGACCCGCGGCGCCTTCTATCATCACTTCGCTGACAAGGCCGAACTCTTCGACGCCCTGGTCGAGTCTCTCCAGGCGGACGCTGCATCTAAAGTCAGCTCCGCCGCCGCGGCCGCGCCGGCAACCAAGCGAATGAGCGCGGGCATCCGCGAATTCCTGGAGGTCTGCACCGAACCCGCCTACCGGCAACTCGTCATTGAAACCGCGCCCGCCGTGCTCGGCCCGGCGCGCTGCCGTGAGATCGAAGAAGCGCACGTCTACGGTCTGCTCATCGGCGCGCTGACGAACCAGACCACCGGCAAGGAAAAAGCAAAGGCGTACCTCGCCGCCCGCATGATCGGTAGCATGGTGTGCGAAGCTGCGCAATTGCTCGATGGCGCGGACGATCCTGTCGCTCTGAAAGCGGAAGCGTTGAAGCTCGTTGAAAGCATGGTCGGCGCACTGACGCAAGATAAAAGCCGGGTAACATCGACGCGCAAATAA
- a CDS encoding SnoaL-like domain-containing protein yields MTSAEKYLPPTAEQLANARTAVQRFASEWQNPVADNLEDLMHEDTQNLIPPMTEPANRAGVIEHFRQVLTQLPDLKVDVLQWAPTGDAVMIEWQASATVAGQVLKWQGVDRFNLRGDRMYKGQVYWDTRRVAEQVAEAVKRAQQGGSAG; encoded by the coding sequence ATGACGTCAGCAGAAAAATATCTCCCGCCGACCGCGGAGCAGTTAGCCAATGCCCGGACAGCAGTGCAACGCTTCGCCTCGGAGTGGCAAAACCCCGTGGCCGATAACCTCGAAGATCTCATGCACGAGGACACACAGAACCTGATCCCACCCATGACGGAACCGGCCAACAGGGCTGGCGTAATCGAACACTTCCGTCAGGTCCTAACCCAACTCCCGGACTTGAAGGTAGATGTCCTCCAATGGGCGCCCACCGGCGACGCCGTCATGATCGAATGGCAGGCATCAGCCACCGTAGCCGGGCAGGTGCTGAAGTGGCAGGGTGTCGACCGCTTCAACTTGCGTGGTGACCGGATGTACAAAGGGCAGGTGTATTGGGACACACGGCGGGTGGCGGAGCAGGTGGCCGAGGCAGTCAAACGTGCGCAGCAAGGCGGCTCAGCGGGATGA
- a CDS encoding maltooligosyl trehalose synthase, translated as MTVPRSTLRLQFHRGFTFDDAAKHVDYFAALGISHVYASPITTAEPGSMHGYDTVDYTQVNAEYGGEAGLKRLVDKLRAHNMGLIVDVVPNHMGVGGSSNAWWLDILEWGRHSAYARHFDVDWHSPDPALRGKVLVPTLGAPYGEELAAGRIALHFAADSGRFYIGYGSHVFPVCPTDYATILQSADRADLSALAERFQGLTTQPADQPRAVEGRDMLREFVAQNGASAIELVLEAYAPADPVTRDRLHRLIERQHFRLAWWRTASDDVNWRRFFDISTLAGVRVERPEVFEAVHALIFRLYQEGVVDGLRIDHVDGLAEPREYCQRLRQRLTELRDTAPYVVVEKILGRGEPLRDDWPVDGTTGYDFMNDVGALLHDPAGAETLAQTWAELTGRSPRFADEALAARRKILTENLSAELDRAARALHRIARDSLTTRDFTFTALRRVLAELVVHFPVYRIYPQNGLRSAADNVYFEQALAGARQTLSRADYEVLDRVNAWLGGSAEEVPNARGNAQSQQQGPNGAPPSHAGSARRTAQTLFSQLTAPVAAKAIEDTACYRYGRLLSRNEVGSDPGEFALSVEQFHAANLGRSQRFPHAMLATATHDHKRGEDVRARLAVLSEIPDEWSATLHAWSTLNAPLRRGVDGAAISSVGDDTSYDWAPGPAAEAMLYQTLVGCWPPDLKPDDEAGVKELAERVAQWQLKALREAKLQTNWLAPDEAYEAGCRDFLFDILAPQRRDGFLRELSAFVARIGRAGALNSLQQTVLRLTSPGIPDLYQGTELWDFSLVDPDNRRPVDFAKREVWLVQTPPSEFLASWHDGRVKLAVVQRVLALRAHLPELLSQSDYLPLEVRGAHAANVIAFARRHGNAWAVVVASRLAAGLLGEDGDLPIVDPAKWGDTAIEMPADLAARALFDWLSPAAPKVDENGLLYLRDALGAMPIAVLVEDGVPRS; from the coding sequence ATGACCGTCCCGCGCTCCACGCTTCGCCTCCAATTCCATCGAGGCTTTACCTTCGACGATGCCGCGAAGCATGTCGACTACTTCGCCGCACTCGGCATCAGCCACGTGTACGCGTCGCCGATCACCACCGCCGAGCCGGGCTCGATGCACGGCTACGATACCGTCGACTACACCCAGGTCAACGCCGAATACGGCGGCGAGGCGGGCTTGAAACGCCTCGTCGACAAGCTGCGCGCGCACAACATGGGGCTGATCGTCGACGTGGTGCCGAACCACATGGGTGTCGGCGGTTCGAGCAATGCGTGGTGGCTCGACATCCTCGAATGGGGCCGGCACAGCGCGTACGCGCGCCATTTCGATGTCGACTGGCACTCGCCCGACCCGGCCTTGCGCGGCAAGGTGCTGGTGCCGACCCTCGGCGCGCCGTACGGCGAGGAGCTCGCGGCTGGCCGGATCGCGCTGCATTTTGCGGCCGACAGTGGGCGCTTTTATATCGGCTACGGGTCGCATGTGTTTCCGGTGTGTCCGACCGACTACGCGACGATTCTGCAAAGCGCCGACCGCGCCGATCTCAGCGCGCTCGCCGAACGTTTCCAGGGGCTGACGACACAGCCGGCCGATCAACCGCGCGCCGTCGAAGGGCGCGACATGCTGCGCGAGTTCGTCGCGCAAAACGGCGCCTCGGCGATCGAACTGGTGCTGGAAGCGTATGCGCCCGCGGATCCGGTGACGCGTGACCGTTTGCATCGATTGATCGAACGGCAGCACTTCCGCCTCGCGTGGTGGCGCACCGCGTCGGACGATGTGAACTGGCGGCGTTTCTTCGATATCTCGACGCTGGCCGGCGTGCGTGTGGAGCGGCCCGAGGTGTTCGAGGCCGTGCATGCGCTGATTTTCCGCCTGTATCAGGAAGGCGTGGTGGATGGGTTGCGGATCGACCATGTGGACGGTCTTGCTGAGCCGCGTGAGTATTGTCAGCGTCTGCGGCAACGCCTCACCGAATTGCGCGACACTGCGCCGTATGTGGTCGTCGAGAAAATCCTCGGCCGCGGCGAGCCGCTGCGTGACGATTGGCCTGTGGACGGCACGACCGGCTACGATTTCATGAACGACGTGGGCGCGCTACTGCACGATCCAGCCGGCGCTGAGACGCTTGCGCAAACGTGGGCCGAACTCACCGGCCGTAGCCCGCGATTCGCCGACGAAGCCTTGGCCGCGCGCCGCAAGATTCTCACGGAGAACCTCTCGGCGGAACTGGATCGCGCTGCGCGTGCGCTGCATCGGATTGCCCGCGATTCGCTGACGACGCGCGATTTCACCTTCACCGCGCTGCGGCGCGTGCTGGCCGAACTGGTCGTGCATTTTCCTGTGTATCGGATCTATCCACAGAACGGGCTGCGCAGCGCCGCCGATAACGTGTATTTCGAGCAGGCGCTGGCAGGCGCGAGACAGACGCTTTCACGCGCGGACTATGAGGTGCTCGACCGCGTGAACGCGTGGCTTGGTGGCAGCGCCGAGGAAGTGCCGAATGCACGCGGCAATGCGCAATCGCAGCAGCAGGGTCCGAATGGCGCACCGCCGAGTCATGCGGGTTCCGCGCGGCGCACCGCGCAGACGCTGTTTTCGCAATTGACCGCGCCGGTCGCCGCGAAGGCGATTGAAGATACCGCGTGCTATCGCTATGGCCGTTTGCTGTCGCGCAACGAAGTGGGCTCGGACCCTGGCGAGTTTGCTTTGTCGGTCGAGCAATTTCATGCGGCGAATCTCGGGCGTTCGCAACGCTTTCCTCACGCGATGCTCGCCACGGCCACGCACGACCACAAGCGTGGCGAAGACGTGCGTGCGCGGCTTGCGGTGTTGAGCGAGATTCCGGATGAATGGAGCGCCACGTTGCACGCGTGGTCGACATTGAACGCACCGCTTCGCCGCGGGGTTGACGGTGCGGCGATCAGCAGCGTCGGCGACGACACAAGCTACGATTGGGCGCCAGGCCCTGCCGCCGAGGCGATGCTGTATCAGACACTGGTGGGCTGCTGGCCACCGGATTTAAAGCCGGACGATGAAGCGGGCGTCAAGGAACTGGCCGAGCGTGTCGCGCAATGGCAGTTGAAGGCGCTCCGGGAAGCGAAGCTGCAGACCAACTGGCTCGCACCCGACGAAGCGTATGAAGCCGGTTGCCGCGATTTCCTCTTCGATATCCTGGCGCCGCAACGGCGCGATGGGTTCCTGCGCGAGTTGTCCGCGTTCGTCGCGCGGATTGGGCGCGCTGGTGCGCTCAATAGTTTGCAGCAGACGGTGTTGCGACTGACATCGCCTGGGATTCCCGATCTTTATCAGGGCACTGAATTGTGGGACTTCAGTCTGGTCGATCCTGACAATCGCCGACCCGTCGATTTTGCCAAGCGTGAGGTATGGCTGGTGCAGACACCGCCTTCGGAGTTTCTGGCAAGCTGGCACGATGGCCGGGTGAAGCTCGCTGTGGTGCAACGCGTGTTGGCGTTGCGCGCGCATTTGCCGGAGTTGCTGAGTCAGAGTGACTATCTGCCGCTCGAGGTGCGCGGTGCGCATGCGGCGAACGTGATCGCGTTTGCACGGCGGCATGGGAATGCGTGGGCTGTGGTGGTGGCGAGCCGGCTTGCTGCCGGGTTGCTCGGCGAAGACGGCGATTTGCCGATAGTCGATCCGGCCAAATGGGGCGATACGGCGATCGAAATGCCTGCGGATCTGGCGGCGCGGGCGTTGTTCGACTGGCTGAGTCCGGCGGCGCCCAAGGTCGACGAAAACGGCTTGCTTTATCTGCGCGATGCGTTGGGCGCAATGCCCATTGCGGTGTTGGTGGAGGATGGTGTGCCACGCAGTTGA
- a CDS encoding 4-alpha-glucanotransferase, with product MSATRRPNDTIVTLAKRAGFEVEWRDAHHTTQHVPESTLTVLLERMGLPCGNATQIRHSAAALEAELSGRKLPPLMTAEVERGIALPAAAIKSGSHYRIELESGSIIDGRFTAPKGEEALLAPIDEPGYHTLVINEQHVTLAVAPSRCYTVADAWRTLHDGAAAQTPPLWGIAAQLYGLRRKGDGGIGDYTALAQMAIESAKRGAHALAVSPTHAMFSAEPNRFSPYSPSSRLWLNVTHIDPAAVFGADAARAALDTAQGTGAWSALEDLPLIDWPNAVVLKLKVLRVLYENFCKQERAHDTPRALEFHGFCERAGRALEDHARFEALQAVQLAQTGGDGHWRNWPEALRDPRSPEVEAFAEAHRHEVDFHLFLQWLAAKGLSHAQHAATDAGMAVGLIADLAVGCDSAGSHAWSYRDDMLQGISVGAPPDLFNQAGQAWGLTTFSPRAMRTQGFSAFIDMLRAAFAHAGGIRIDHILGLRRLWLVPEGESARNGAYLRYPLEDLLRLIALESWRHRAIVIGEDLGTVPPGFRERLDEHGLAGIRVLWFENAEGGKGFKPPYAWDRNAVGTTTTHDLPTVAGWWRGSDITWRNRIGQTMARADGRDAEEVAQEERAADRALLWRAFQQAGVAAPDVQAPPPDKAPVDEALAFVAATPEPLVTFPLEDLLALVEQPNLPGSIDEHPNWRRRVSLPIDELFDDDTFSDRLLAVDRARRGATVPASSHASSEPDTP from the coding sequence GTGAGTGCTACCCGACGTCCAAACGATACGATCGTGACCCTTGCCAAACGCGCCGGCTTCGAGGTCGAGTGGCGGGATGCGCACCATACGACGCAGCATGTGCCGGAGAGCACGCTCACCGTGCTGCTCGAACGGATGGGTTTGCCGTGCGGCAACGCCACGCAAATCCGGCACAGCGCGGCCGCGCTCGAAGCCGAACTGTCCGGCCGCAAACTACCGCCGTTGATGACCGCTGAAGTCGAACGCGGCATCGCGCTGCCTGCCGCGGCGATCAAATCCGGCAGTCACTATCGGATCGAACTCGAAAGCGGCTCGATCATCGACGGCCGTTTCACGGCGCCCAAAGGCGAGGAAGCGCTGCTCGCACCGATCGACGAACCCGGCTATCACACGCTGGTGATCAACGAGCAACACGTGACCTTGGCCGTGGCGCCGTCACGCTGCTATACCGTCGCCGACGCATGGCGCACGCTGCACGATGGAGCCGCGGCGCAAACGCCGCCGCTGTGGGGCATTGCCGCGCAGTTGTACGGCTTGCGCCGCAAGGGCGATGGCGGTATCGGCGACTATACGGCGCTCGCGCAAATGGCAATTGAAAGCGCGAAGCGCGGCGCGCATGCGCTCGCCGTCAGTCCGACGCACGCGATGTTCAGCGCCGAGCCGAATCGCTTCAGTCCGTATTCGCCGTCGTCGCGTTTGTGGCTGAACGTCACGCATATCGATCCCGCCGCGGTGTTCGGCGCGGACGCCGCACGCGCCGCGCTCGATACCGCGCAGGGCACCGGCGCCTGGTCGGCGCTCGAAGACTTGCCGCTAATCGATTGGCCGAACGCGGTCGTGCTGAAGCTAAAGGTTTTACGCGTGCTGTACGAGAACTTCTGCAAACAGGAACGCGCACACGACACACCGCGCGCGCTCGAATTTCATGGCTTCTGCGAACGTGCCGGCCGCGCGCTGGAAGATCACGCGCGTTTCGAAGCGCTGCAGGCGGTGCAGTTGGCTCAAACGGGCGGCGATGGTCACTGGCGCAATTGGCCTGAGGCATTGCGCGATCCGCGCAGCCCGGAAGTTGAAGCCTTTGCCGAAGCGCATCGGCATGAAGTCGATTTTCATCTGTTTCTGCAATGGCTCGCCGCCAAGGGTTTGTCGCACGCGCAGCATGCCGCGACCGACGCCGGGATGGCCGTCGGCCTGATCGCCGATCTGGCCGTCGGCTGCGATAGCGCCGGCAGCCATGCATGGTCGTACCGTGACGACATGCTGCAAGGTATTTCAGTGGGCGCACCGCCCGATCTGTTCAACCAGGCCGGACAGGCATGGGGGCTTACCACCTTCTCGCCACGCGCGATGCGCACGCAGGGCTTCTCCGCGTTCATCGACATGCTGCGCGCGGCGTTCGCGCATGCGGGTGGCATCCGCATCGACCACATCCTCGGTTTGCGGCGCCTGTGGCTCGTGCCCGAAGGCGAGAGCGCGCGTAACGGCGCCTATCTGCGCTATCCGCTCGAAGACCTGCTGCGGCTGATCGCGCTCGAATCGTGGCGGCATCGCGCGATCGTGATCGGCGAAGATCTCGGCACCGTGCCGCCCGGTTTTCGCGAGCGGCTCGACGAGCACGGTCTCGCCGGCATTCGCGTCCTGTGGTTTGAAAACGCGGAAGGCGGCAAGGGCTTCAAGCCACCGTACGCGTGGGACCGCAACGCAGTCGGCACCACGACCACCCACGATCTGCCGACCGTGGCGGGCTGGTGGCGCGGCAGCGACATCACGTGGCGCAACCGGATCGGCCAGACGATGGCGCGCGCCGACGGCCGCGACGCGGAAGAAGTGGCGCAGGAGGAACGCGCCGCCGACCGCGCTCTGTTATGGCGTGCGTTCCAGCAAGCCGGTGTCGCCGCGCCGGACGTGCAAGCGCCGCCGCCCGACAAGGCGCCCGTGGATGAAGCGCTCGCCTTCGTCGCCGCGACGCCTGAGCCGCTCGTCACTTTCCCGCTCGAAGATTTGCTCGCGTTGGTCGAGCAGCCGAATCTGCCCGGCTCGATCGACGAGCATCCGAACTGGCGCCGCCGCGTGAGCTTGCCCATCGACGAATTGTTCGACGACGACACCTTTAGCGATCGTCTGCTGGCCGTCGACCGCGCGCGCCGCGGCGCAACGGTTCCTGCTTCTTCCCATGCTTCTTCGGAGCCTGATACGCCATGA
- a CDS encoding maltooligosyl trehalose hydrolase translates to MSESPIDPHAHHHAHCLPFSAQLLGATGANPRTRFRFWAPSCKTAQVEIENGPAQGAHDMTPAGNGWFEATVDSGAGTLYRFRLDGEQAVPDPASRFQPQDVHGPSEVIDPRAYRWEHTNWHGRPWEETVLYELHVGAMGGYAGVQKRLPILAALGVTAIELMPVNDFPGKHNWGYDGVLPYAPDSAYGRPEELKALVDTAHGLGLMVFLDVVYNHFGPDGNYLHKYARSFFREDTHTPWGPAIDFNRSEVSDFFIDNAVYWINEYRLDGLRFDAVHAIGDHAWLRELSDHIRTKVQHGRHVHLVLENEHNSASLLETHFDAQWNDDAHNTLHVLLTGETEGYYHAYEDQPIRRLARVLSEGFAYQGDPSPIHDGAPRGESSGHLPPTSFVMFLQNHDQVGNRALGERLRKLTSDDALRAATGLLLLSPQIPLLFMDEEYGSTQPFLFFTDYTGELADAVREGRRREFARFSAFSDEKRRAQIPDPNDVKTFAASSPPEPVQGPAADDDAKDRLDWMHFYKSALAVRAKLITPRLKHAKALGSTVLTAANGGNANALIARWKLGDGETLSIALNLSKENVAFPDLPAGKVIFETPPRVREQVDAKALPSYAFVAWMTGDVSDYAIGHDARIVGQQERHA, encoded by the coding sequence ATGTCCGAAAGTCCGATTGATCCTCACGCGCATCATCACGCGCATTGCCTGCCGTTCAGCGCACAGTTGCTGGGCGCGACGGGCGCGAACCCGCGCACGCGGTTTCGTTTCTGGGCGCCTTCGTGCAAGACCGCCCAGGTGGAAATCGAAAACGGACCCGCCCAAGGCGCGCATGACATGACACCCGCCGGCAACGGCTGGTTCGAAGCGACCGTCGACAGCGGCGCGGGCACGCTGTATCGCTTCCGGCTCGATGGCGAGCAGGCGGTACCCGATCCTGCGTCGCGCTTCCAGCCGCAGGACGTGCACGGCCCGAGCGAAGTGATCGATCCGCGCGCGTATCGCTGGGAACACACCAACTGGCACGGCCGCCCGTGGGAAGAAACGGTGTTGTACGAGTTGCACGTCGGCGCAATGGGCGGCTATGCGGGTGTGCAGAAACGTTTGCCCATACTTGCGGCGCTCGGCGTGACGGCCATCGAATTGATGCCCGTGAATGACTTTCCGGGCAAACACAATTGGGGCTACGACGGCGTGCTGCCGTATGCACCCGATTCCGCGTACGGCCGTCCCGAAGAACTGAAGGCGCTGGTCGACACCGCGCACGGCCTCGGCTTGATGGTGTTTCTCGACGTGGTCTACAACCACTTCGGCCCGGACGGTAATTATCTGCACAAGTACGCCCGCTCGTTTTTCCGCGAGGACACGCACACGCCGTGGGGCCCCGCCATCGATTTCAACCGCAGTGAAGTGAGCGACTTCTTCATCGACAACGCCGTGTACTGGATCAATGAATACCGCCTCGACGGCCTGCGTTTCGATGCGGTGCATGCCATCGGCGATCATGCCTGGCTGCGCGAATTGTCCGACCATATCCGCACGAAAGTGCAGCACGGGCGGCACGTGCATCTGGTGCTGGAAAACGAACACAACAGCGCGAGCCTGCTGGAAACGCATTTCGACGCGCAGTGGAACGACGACGCGCACAACACGCTGCACGTGCTGCTGACGGGCGAAACCGAAGGCTATTACCACGCCTACGAAGACCAGCCGATCCGCCGGCTTGCGCGTGTGTTGTCAGAAGGCTTCGCGTATCAGGGCGACCCATCGCCCATTCACGACGGTGCGCCGCGTGGCGAATCGAGTGGACATCTGCCGCCCACCTCGTTCGTGATGTTCTTGCAGAATCACGATCAGGTCGGCAATCGCGCATTGGGCGAACGCCTGCGCAAGCTGACATCGGACGATGCCTTGCGCGCCGCCACCGGTTTGCTGTTGCTGTCGCCGCAAATCCCCCTGTTGTTCATGGACGAGGAATACGGTTCAACCCAGCCGTTCCTGTTTTTCACCGACTACACCGGCGAGCTCGCCGACGCCGTGCGCGAAGGACGGCGCCGCGAATTCGCCCGCTTTTCGGCGTTCAGCGACGAAAAGCGTCGCGCGCAGATTCCCGATCCGAACGACGTGAAGACCTTTGCCGCATCGTCACCGCCGGAGCCGGTTCAAGGTCCCGCTGCGGATGACGACGCGAAAGACCGCCTCGACTGGATGCACTTCTACAAATCCGCGCTCGCCGTGCGAGCGAAGCTGATCACGCCGCGCCTGAAACATGCCAAAGCGCTCGGCTCGACCGTGCTGACCGCCGCAAACGGCGGCAACGCCAACGCGCTGATCGCCCGCTGGAAACTCGGCGACGGCGAGACCTTATCGATCGCATTGAATCTCTCGAAGGAGAACGTGGCGTTCCCCGATCTGCCTGCCGGCAAAGTGATTTTCGAAACGCCGCCGCGCGTACGCGAGCAGGTCGACGCCAAGGCGTTGCCGTCGTACGCGTTTGTCGCGTGGATGACCGGCGACGTCAGCGACTATGCCATCGGCCACGATGCTCGCATCGTGGGCCAACAGGAGCGCCACGCGTGA
- a CDS encoding glycogen operon protein: MSHALPDRLLPGSPYPLGASWDGLGVNFAVFSANAQKIELCLFDPTGRKEMRRFTLPECTDEVWHGYLPNAHPGTAYGFRAHGPYQPQHGHRFNPHKLLLDPYARKLVGQFRWSDALFGYRVHSNRADLSIDRRDSAPAMPKCVVIDEAFDWSHDKRPNVPWGETIVYEAHVRGVSMLRPDLRQHERGTFAALASPEFIEHLLKLGVTAVELLPVHAFLNDRFLVERGLRNYWGYNTAAFFAPEPSYLSTHRLDEMRIAVRQLHAAGIEVILDVVYNHTCEGNEMGPTVSWRGLDNASYYRLIPGDERHNINDTGCGNTVNLPHPRVLQMVTDSLRYWSTKFNIDGFRFDLGVTLGRELHGFDPGSGFFDALRQDPILSQRKLISEPWDIGPGGYQLGNHPPGFAEWNDRFRDTVRRFWRGDAGLRPDLAARLTGSADLFNRRFRKPWASVNFVTSHDGFTLADVTAYEHKHNEANREDNNDGHNENCSRNWGVEGPTDDPAILETRKRVARSLIATLLMALGTPMMLAGDESLRTQNGNNNAYCQDNELSWLDWERAESRDGREMTAFVARVIALRKQHPLLRETRFLFGDREVLPGLFDVGWFDQHGDPLTIEAWQDPEGRAFTLRRAGPGLNGETEVLLMMLNAADETLRFTPPAPHLEWRVLLDTAEPESAPHRLAVAEVEVAAHSLVMLAAQPVGEADWQAGWKAGAEHGPRLLTALPPDPGAHPPSSDTSPTT; encoded by the coding sequence ATGTCGCATGCACTGCCCGACCGGCTTCTGCCCGGCTCGCCCTATCCGCTCGGCGCCAGCTGGGACGGCCTCGGGGTCAACTTTGCGGTGTTCTCGGCGAATGCGCAGAAAATCGAACTTTGCCTGTTCGATCCCACCGGCCGCAAGGAGATGAGGCGCTTCACGCTGCCCGAGTGCACCGACGAAGTCTGGCACGGCTATTTGCCCAACGCGCACCCCGGCACGGCGTACGGCTTTCGCGCGCATGGACCGTATCAGCCGCAGCATGGGCATCGCTTTAATCCGCACAAGTTATTGCTCGATCCGTATGCACGCAAACTGGTTGGGCAGTTTCGCTGGTCCGACGCGCTGTTTGGGTATCGCGTGCATTCGAATCGCGCCGACCTGTCCATCGACCGGCGCGATTCGGCGCCGGCCATGCCGAAGTGCGTCGTGATCGACGAAGCCTTCGACTGGTCGCACGACAAGCGTCCGAATGTGCCGTGGGGCGAAACGATCGTCTACGAGGCACATGTGCGCGGCGTGTCGATGTTGCGGCCCGATTTGCGGCAGCACGAACGTGGCACGTTCGCCGCACTGGCTTCGCCGGAGTTCATCGAGCATTTACTGAAACTCGGCGTGACCGCCGTCGAATTACTGCCCGTGCATGCGTTCCTGAACGACCGCTTTCTGGTGGAGCGCGGGCTGCGTAACTACTGGGGTTACAACACCGCGGCATTCTTTGCACCGGAGCCGTCGTATCTGAGCACACACCGGCTCGACGAAATGCGCATCGCCGTGCGGCAGTTGCATGCGGCCGGCATCGAAGTGATTCTCGACGTGGTCTACAACCACACCTGCGAAGGCAACGAGATGGGGCCGACCGTCTCATGGCGCGGCCTCGACAACGCCAGCTACTACCGCCTGATTCCCGGCGACGAACGCCACAATATTAACGACACCGGCTGCGGCAACACCGTGAACCTGCCGCATCCGCGTGTCCTGCAGATGGTGACGGATTCGCTGCGCTACTGGTCGACGAAGTTCAATATCGACGGCTTCCGCTTCGATCTCGGCGTGACGCTCGGCCGCGAACTGCATGGCTTCGATCCCGGCTCCGGCTTCTTCGACGCATTGCGCCAGGACCCGATCCTGTCGCAACGCAAACTGATTTCCGAGCCATGGGACATCGGCCCAGGCGGTTACCAACTCGGCAATCATCCGCCAGGCTTCGCCGAATGGAACGATCGCTTCCGCGACACCGTGCGCCGCTTCTGGCGCGGTGACGCGGGCCTGCGCCCCGATCTCGCTGCGCGTCTGACCGGTTCCGCCGATCTGTTCAACCGGCGTTTCAGGAAGCCGTGGGCATCGGTCAACTTCGTCACGTCACATGACGGTTTTACGCTCGCCGATGTCACCGCGTACGAGCACAAGCACAACGAGGCGAATCGCGAAGACAACAACGACGGGCACAACGAAAACTGCAGTCGCAATTGGGGTGTAGAGGGTCCCACCGACGATCCGGCCATCCTCGAAACCCGCAAGCGCGTGGCCCGCTCGCTGATCGCCACGCTGCTGATGGCGCTCGGCACGCCCATGATGCTGGCAGGCGATGAATCGCTGCGTACGCAGAACGGTAACAACAATGCGTACTGCCAGGATAACGAACTATCATGGCTTGACTGGGAGCGCGCGGAGTCACGCGACGGACGCGAGATGACCGCGTTCGTCGCGCGCGTGATCGCACTGCGCAAACAGCATCCGCTGCTTCGCGAAACGCGCTTTCTGTTCGGGGACCGCGAAGTGTTGCCGGGCCTGTTCGATGTCGGCTGGTTCGATCAACACGGCGACCCACTCACCATCGAAGCCTGGCAGGACCCCGAGGGCCGCGCGTTCACACTGCGGCGCGCAGGTCCAGGTTTGAATGGCGAAACGGAAGTATTGTTGATGATGCTCAACGCGGCGGACGAAACGCTGCGTTTTACGCCACCCGCGCCACACCTGGAATGGCGTGTGCTGCTAGATACGGCGGAGCCGGAAAGCGCACCGCACCGGTTGGCGGTGGCAGAAGTCGAAGTGGCCGCGCATAGCCTCGTGATGCTGGCGGCGCAACCCGTCGGCGAAGCGGATTGGCAGGCGGGCTGGAAGGCCGGCGCGGAGCACGGGCCGCGGCTGTTGACCGCGCTGCCGCCCGACCCGGGTGCGCACCCGCCGAGCAGCGATACGTCGCCGACCACGTAG